One Meles meles chromosome 11, mMelMel3.1 paternal haplotype, whole genome shotgun sequence DNA segment encodes these proteins:
- the LOC123952605 gene encoding LOW QUALITY PROTEIN: spermatogenesis-associated protein 31D1-like (The sequence of the model RefSeq protein was modified relative to this genomic sequence to represent the inferred CDS: inserted 2 bases in 2 codons), with translation MVALPQKTCNLRTRVFPSLPSCVGERSFFWCCATKRGNRVYQYFGNRDVNQPLDWRHDIIHFHQLLCPDPFCEVCNNTTAEVNWLLFXEALEDATPSVIPLVSTASVTDSSFTSSPDFSTFAPGDLIRGSLPEAXPPIPSILSPNPMTPLADFFLPSTLDFPLTVTQSKSISMSLKPVPEKSSPDSPGGLSTYVPTIRGSDCSNPSSSEFYWQAHAKNMFLPTLSHSDFQQEQVYLHQPEACLWGDTATKHKEASGISFPALNIQALLERQMEKRMSFQILEKKVKEEGPFSKQMWSEYQWTSLENLLHPLDIKITTASKIGWNTESKPEQLSIYQQLLNVKTLAENLHHKYSQLFWGLPSLHSESLVATLLLTSSTSPLESHFVLFNGIHNTSATKMQKPPALPHSQPFPLSIVHPQSLPQTLSPSQPLHFTNVNTHTHFQSCLPIIPPSSSQIRDCGVSFHRSKNESDSPILTENQHLGRHVLQKEQESLWALVPVFQKPKEIICPQAPNLPLVSQPSHAYVPVSILPGHFHIICEPQKMLELHSPRTVFPHWCLHDCRNLDSLAVMESQCKSSEPSQQKGRHIHSQFSDFQGHSNRDLAKTELSLPGSFHERVQTKFQLRKDMRRNLGYILEKSPEDSPQRISECHLVKGLRAVLETTRNCVCHSRNHLGNELLNASRKDTDQNQMKSILSLHMSKKFWQITAGRIPIGVCYSWLADDNILPFSGSSQIAMENTDSKKTMVGRVYCRSITLEHFFLDPSTQQVLEAHIIRFRMSERWGLPLRVLESIKFYMLREAKTWPLPQFDFPSSAMHISGVDSKAEFYKPLEGSSKPFLGNRVRTTKSVPTADHPPPAMSSVGNEGPGGLKASHSDTDHKTSECIQIAEWGSQTFQPLTHSISAEVRTSETVQDNTCGPEVPSRQAGAGHEPTYENVSSSNRVEMQQGKVMVEKNLQHFAMSNMSRDTVDTKELCTLQSQSWDTLTSSELGSSKMISVNMSKVETSLTMEHPSPKILVPQDSKLLDLKRQILSELKFKLESEEHNQAQGCPTDMHLPSDSLTSKASLTQSQSVCSRDMDASQVLHVQLKDSRISTEQMQESLDSKLAFCKGQPMNFSQSRSAKKVRPQDSKARKCRSEDSGVGTSVGREERLHAENRKFESASSTLSKNELLPLESYFRKMMRQFSQWINSKKNITEHQECPQQKAKLMSTFLQHQDPVESVATFASDRPPEAHKLTIIGKVLEEKLERMYVSEASELSQQQEELQAQVRPDKRPPSKYRALSDPQQEKRASIKSCSQEVVCVDKNHPTRIRQKTDRVRQPRKAEAFENQLLSQSQCPSSLPSGDSVPHPSPTCVHQVCQVLWATRGDPDESTVFSDLTLLLKQKMLLQHFQGEKFP, from the exons ATGGTAGCTCTTCCCCAGAAGACGTGCAACTTACGAACCAGAG TCTTCCCATCCTTGCCTTCCTGCGTCGGGGAGCGCTCCTTCTTCTGGTGCTGTGCTACCAAAAGAGGAAACCGTGTTTACCAGTATTTTGGAAACAGAGATGTCAATCAG CCCCTAGACTGGCGTCATGATATCATCCACTTTCATCAACTATTATGTCCAGACCCCTTCTGTGAGGTGTGTAACAACACAACTGCTGAGGTGAATTGGCTGCTGT CAGAGGCCCTGGAAGATGCTACTCCCTCTGTGATCCCCTTGGTTTCTACAGCTTCTGTAACTGACTCATCATTCACTTCATCTCCTGACTTCTCTACATTTGCTCCAGGAGACCTAATACGAGGCTCTTTGCCTGAGG TCCCCCCAATCCCCTCCATCCTCTCACCTAACCCAATGACCCCTTTAGCTGACTTTTTCTTACCTTCAACACTAG ACTTCCCATTAACTGTGACCCAATCTAAATCAATTTCCATGTCATTGAAACCTGTTCCTGAGAAGTCATCTCCAGATAGCCCTGGTGGGTTGTCTACTTATGTCCCAACAATTAGAGGTAGTGACTGTTCAAACCCATCGAGTTCAGAATTCTATTGGCAGGCCCATGCCAAGAACATGTTCCTTCCCACATTATCACACTCTGATTTTCAGCAAGAGCAAGTCTACCTCCATCAACCAGAAGCCTGCCTCTGGGGAGACACTGCTACTAAGCACAAGGAGGCCAGTGGAATTTCTTTCCCTGCCCTTAACATCCAGGCCCTCTTGGAGAGACAAATGGAGAAGAGAATGTCTTTCCAGATTTtagagaagaaagtaaaagaggagGGGCCATTTTCCAAACAAATGTGGTCAGAATACCAATGGACATCTTTAGAGAATTTGTTGCATCCCCTTGATATAAAGATCACTACAGCCTCCAAAATTGGCTGGAACACTGAAAGCAAACCAGAGCAGCTCTCTATTTATCAACAGCTCCTCAATGTCAAGACTTTGGCAGAAAACTTGCATCATAAATATAGCCAGCTCTTCTGGGGTCTTCCTTCTTTGCACAGTGAGTCCTTAGTAGCCACTCTCCTGTTAACTAGTAGTACTTCCCCACTAGAGTCTCACTTTGTCTTATTCAATGGAATTCATAATACCTCTGCCACCAAAATGCAAAAACCTCCAGCACTTCCTCATTCCCAACCATTTCCTCTCTCCATTGTACATCCCCAATCCTTGCCTCAAACCCTGTCCCCGTCCCAGCCCCTACATTTCACTAATGTGAACACCCACACCCATTTTCAATCCTGCCTCCCAATCATACCACCTTCTTCATCCCAGATTAGGGACTGTGGAGTGTCTTTCCATAGATCCAAGAATGAATCAGACTCTCCTATCTTGACTGAAAATCAACACCtgggaaggcatgtattgcagaAGGAACAGGAAAGTTTGTGGGCTTTAGTCCCTGTGTTCCAGAAACCTAAAGAAATCATTTGTCCTCAAGCTCCCAACCTTCCATTGGTTAGCCAGCCATCCCATGCCTATGTACCAGTCTCCATCCTTCCTGGCCAttttcatatcatctgtgaaccCCAGAAGATGCTGGAGTTACATAGCCCAAGGACGGTATTCCCACACTGGTGCCTCCATGACTGTAGAAATCTAGACTCCCTAGCAGTGATGGAGTCTCAATGTAAATCATCAGAACCCTCTCAGCAAAAAGGCAGACACATTCACTCACAATTCTCTGATTTCCAGGGCCATAGTAACAGGGATCTAGCAAAGACTGAATTGAGTCTCCCCGGAAGTTTCCATGAGAGGGTCCAAACAAAGTTCCAGCTAAGAAAAGATATGAGGAGGAATCTTGGGTATATCCTAGAAAAGAGTCCAGAAGATAGCCCACAGAGGATCTCAGAATGCCACCTAGTGAAGGGTCTGAGGGCCGTCTTGGAGACAACAAGGAACTGTGTGTGTCATTCAAGGAATCACTTGGGGAATGAATTATTGAATGCCTCAAGGAAGGACACAGACCAGAATCAAATGAAAAGTATTCTTAGTTTACATATGAGCAAGAAGTTTTGGCAGATCACTGCGGGTAGGATTCCTATAGGTGTGTGTTATTCGTGGCTAGCTGATGACAACATATTGCCCTTCTCTGGGAGTTCCCAGATTGCTATGGAAAACACAGATTCTAAAAAGACAATGGTGGGTAGAGTTTACTGCCGGAGCATCACTCTAGAGCATTTTTTTCTTGATCCCAGTACACAACAGGTGCTAGAGGCCCATATTATTAGATTTCGCATGAGTGAGAGGTGGGGTCTACCCCTCAGGGTTCTTGAATCCATAAAATTCTACATGTTGAGAGAAGCCAAAACATGGCCTCTCCCCCAGTTTGACTTTCCCTCCTCAGCCATGCATATTTCTGGGGTGGATTCCAAAGCTGAGTTTTATAAACCCCTTGAGGGAAGCTCTAAACCTTTTTTGGGAAACAGGGTGAGAACAACAAAGTCAGTCCCCACTGCAGATCATCCTCCCCCTGCTATGTCATCTGTGGGTAATGAAGGACCTGGGGGTCTGAAGGCATCACACTCTGACACTGACCATAAGACTTCAGAGTGTATCCAGATAGCTGAGTGGGGCAGCCAGACTTTTCAGCCCCTTACACACAGCATCAGTGCTGAAGTGAGAACCAGTGAGACTGTACAAGACAACACATGTGGCCCAGAGGTACCCTCAAGGCAAGCTGGGGCTGGACATGAACCAACGTATGAGAATGTGAGTTCCAGTAACAGAGTAGAAATGCAACAGGGCAAAGTGATGGTGGAGAAGAACTTGCAACATTTTGCTATGTCCAACATGTCCAGGGATACAGTTGACACCAAGGAGCTATGTACCCTTCAATCCCAATCTTGGGACACCTTGACAAGCAGTGAGTTGGGGAGCTCCAAAATGATAAGTGTCAACATGAGTAAAGTAGAAACTTCCCTGACCATGGAACACCCCTCACCAAAAATACTGGTTCCCCAGGATTCTAAACTATTAGACCTGAAAAGACAGATCTTGAGTGAGTTAAAGTTTAAACTGGAGAGTGAGGAGCATAACCAGGCTCAAGGATGTCCCACTGACATGCACCTTCCTTCAGATAGCTTGACTTCCAAGGCTTCACTGACTCAGTCCCAGAGTGTGTGCAGCAGGGACATGGACGCATCCCAGGTGCTGCACGTCCAACTGAAGGACAGCAGAATTAGCACGGAGCAGATGCAGGAATCCTTGGACTCAAAGCTGGCCTTCTGTAAGGGCCAGCCTATGAATTTCTCACAAAGCAGAAGTGCAAAGAAAGTGAGACCTCAGGATTCCAAAGCAAGAAAATGCAGAAGTGAGGACTCAGGAGTAGGGACATctgtaggcagagaggagagactccatgctgagaacagAAAATTCGAGAGTGCTTCCTCAACTCTGTCAAAGAATGAACTGTTACCTCTTGAAAGTTACTTCAGAAAAATGATGAGGCAATTTTCTCAGTGGATCAATTCCAAGAAAAATATCACAGAGCATCAAGAATGTCCCCAGCAAAAAGCCAAGTTAATGTCCACCTTTCTTCAGCACCAAGACCCAGTTGAAAGTGTGGCTACTTTTGCTAGTGATCGGCCTCCTGAAGCTCACAAGCTCACTATCATTGGGAAGGTCCTAGAAGAGAAGCTGGAACGTATGTACGTATCTGAGGCCTCAGAGTTAAGCCAGCAGCAGGAGGAACTACAGGCCCAGGTAAGGCCTGACAAGAGACCTCCCTCCAAATATCGGGCTCTTTCTGACCCACAACAAGAAAAACGGGCAAGTATCAAATCCTGCAGCCAAGAAGTTGTCTGTGTTGACAAGAACCATCCTACACGTATCAGACAGAAGACAGACAGGGTCAGACAGCCCCGGAAAGCTGAGGCCTTCGAGAATCAGTTATTAAGCCAGAGTCAATgcccttcttctctgccttctggagaTTCTGTGCCTCATCCAAGCCCCACCTGTGTGCATCAAGTATGCCAGGTCCTTTGGGCAACCAGGGGTGATCCTGATGAAAGTACTGTGTTTAGCGATTTGACTCTTCTACTCAAGCAGAAAATGCTTCTCCAGCACTTCCAGGGAGAAAAATTTCCCTAA
- the SPATA31D1 gene encoding LOW QUALITY PROTEIN: spermatogenesis-associated protein 31D1 (The sequence of the model RefSeq protein was modified relative to this genomic sequence to represent the inferred CDS: inserted 4 bases in 3 codons; deleted 1 base in 1 codon; substituted 3 bases at 3 genomic stop codons) yields MEFKHWNVLSFLNSDTKPCLSFGSTCLETDPNFTFLCGLGLLLLFLCYLLGIPFPTWKTKTTQKGRAKKRKKGGTLKGFPDYRCHRREVEETRNLISFLPPVSCSSLXRHHDSIHFGQLLCPDPSCEVCNSTTAEINWLLFLQALEDSTPLASTAPVTSSXFTLSPDFSAVPPGELIPASLPEPSPPPASIFSPNLVIPMADFFPPSSVGDSLPPEPFPLLDSKFPMDHFPPQPPAFPPIPPHHAHSVDCSVQTDSFSKYHLLSRPYPFPKCQPLTGVVPDGESTETFAHHHTQPTPFASPPPECNLIVTQSKLISISRKPVPESSPPETTPEDLPWWQTMPNHAKDFFPSTLAPRDFHQEFLALHSSEASSRGDPAANLVEPGNLSLLSPDALALLEKQVQKRWDFLRWKETEGSFPKQTIVDRHDLASSLPFWSSKGQSKELYMHQQCPYPTTLEEGHLQQTPIQLFWGLQTPHSESFFPAVDASAKISNALTEQESPVVPHPLPPSLPENLPQLLPQTQPLPIPHVQPLAHLQSPPPVLPSVPLPDIKICGVCFHRPQNESECLIPTEMEHLEWNVLQKVQEXVWGLPTVFQSLQEDCCPSAPNPSLSHKATKAKVVISVPPGQFLLNEELQRKLESHLQKRLIQQWWGIPCRIYESLSLMRSPSTLPQLPESQHFCGCSWISKSQSKLNDTASVNDEDSEMLQLEDGDLKKDQGHNPENGPKHDLLSDLESSSNNNMGLRQLENVLKIHLCKKXEEISEGQLPGTVHNSWHTKKQTSLPSEKSQTEIKQRSLLPSEVEDYSLNTCQELPFVEPHVQXMLEAHIKSFRWRMLWGLPYKVVQSIDIFKSRKAMSPCSPSCSTKLIPVANSKLGGFNTLRGSWKSLHGDKAGIAISAPILDHPRHATSTVGKEELGIPRQSTSNINHQLVEDVPKTKDGRQTLKPVKHVTIANRWLPKPPASILTTNKPVSSQIIKGNEHQIKTTIPPNIPIPQDPKSWNLKEQLFHELNLTLENREHSQAQAQCTGLSPTSDCLTYKASLTHAQGVSRGDTRASQVLHVHPEDTGITMEQQQEPWQENSQEKPSPLSSVESRGLLKGRAAFTGMPEAQKIMTAFGKFQEEKMGHRCAIGSIFPQQPIPSPTKFGKTQQKAQVQAQAQPVPGCPFNYRVPAHKETNTRSCQQEAVFAGQGLNGSDRQLRNKDXQPQNIVAFKDQLPHQKYPLPMPLREPVPHPKATCRHQVAQCRPATLTTTEGTVCRDVSLLLREKTLLQNL; encoded by the exons ATGGAGTTCAAACACTGGAATGTTCTCTCATTTCTGAATAGTGATACTAAACCATGTCTGAGCTTTGGCTCAACATGCTTAGAGACTGAT CCCAACTTCACCTTTCTGTGTGGGTTGGGATTGCTCCTTCTGTTCCTGTGCTACTTGCTGGGGATTCCATTTCCAACTTGGAAAACCAAGACCACCCAAAAG GGCAGAgccaagaagaggaagaaaggtgggACTCTGAAA GGTTTCCCAGACTACAGATGCCACCGAAGAGAAGTGGAGGAGACCCGGAACCTGATCTCT TTTCTACCTCCTGTCTCCTGCAGCTCCC GCCGGCATCATGATAGCATCCACTTTGGCCAACTGTTATGTCCAGACCCCTCCTGTGAGGTATGTAATAGCACAACTGCTGAGATCAATTGGCTGCTGTTCCTGCAGGCTCTGGAAGATTCTACTCCCTTGGCTTCCACAGCTCCTGTGACTTCTTCATGATTCACTCTCTCCCCTGACTTCTCAGCAGTCCCTCCAGGAGAGCTAATACCAGCTTCGCTGCCTGAGCcttccccaccacctgcctccatCTTCTCACCTAACCTAGTGATCCCCATGGCTGATTTTTTTCCACCCTCATCAGTGGGTGATTCTTTGCCACCAGAGCCCTTTCCTCTCTTGGATTCCAAATTCCCAATGGACCatttcccaccccagccccctgcctTTCCTCCTATCCCACCACATCATGCCCATTCAGTGGACTGCAGTGTCCAAACAGACAGTTTCTCTAAATATCATCTTCTCTCCAGACCCTACCCTTTCCCAAAATGTCAGCCCCTTACCGGAGTTGTCCCAGATGGTGAATCCACTGAGACCTTTGCTCATCATCACACACAACCAACCCCATTTGCTTCACCACCACCAGAATGCAATTTAATTGTGACACAATCTAAACTGATTTCTATCTCAAGGAAGCCTGTTCCAGAGAGCTCACCCCCAGAGACAACCCCAGAGG ACCTCCCTTGGTGGCAAACTATGCCAAACCATGCCAAAGACTTCTTCCCTTCAACCCTGGCTCCACGTGATTTCCATCAAGAGTTTCTGGCCCTCCATTCTTCAGAGGCTTCTTCCAGGGGAGACCCTGCAGCCAACCTTGTAGAGCCTGGTAACCTCTCACTTCTCAGCCCTGATGCCCTGGCACTTCTAGAGAAACAAGTCCAAAAGAGGTGGGACTTCCTCAGGTGGAAGGAAACAGAGGGTtcttttccaaaacaaacaatTGTTGATAGGCATGATTTGgcatcctcccttcctttctggagcAGCAAAGGCCAATCAAAGGAGCTGTATATGCATCAGCAGTGCCCATATCCTACAACCTTGGAGGAAGGCCATTTACAGCAAACCCCCATCCAGCTCTTCTGGGGTCTCCAAACTCCACATAGTGAGTCCTTCTTCCCTGCTGTTGATGCCTCAGCTAAAATCTCAAATGCCCTCACAGAGCAGGAATCCCCAGTAGTTCCCCATCCACTTCCTCCATCCTTGCCTGAGAACCTGCCTCAACTCCTGCCTCAAACCCAGCCCCTACCTATCCCTCATGTCCAGCCCCTGGCCCACCTTCAAtccccacccccagtcctgcCATCTGTTCCTCTACCTGACATCAAGATCTGTGGAGTGTGTTTTCACAGACCTCAAAATGAATCTGAGTGTCTCATACCAACAGAAATGGAACATCTGGAATGGAACGTGTTGCAGAAGGTACAGGA CGTGTGGGGTTTacccactgttttccaaagcttGCAGGAGGACTGCTGTCCTTCAGCTCCTAACCCTTCTCTCAGCCACAAGGCCACCAAGGCCAAAGTTGTAATCTCTGTCCCTCCTGGACAGTTTCTTCTGAATGAAGAGCTTCAGAGAAAACTAGAGAGTCACCTTCAAAAGAGGCTCATCCAACAATGGTGGGGCATTCCCTGCAGGATCTATGAGTCTCTCTCACTGATGAGAAGTCCGAGTACTCTTCCACAGCTACCTGAGTCACAGCACTTTTGTGGATGCTCATGGATCTCTAAGAGTCAGAGCAAATTAAATGACACTGCAAGTGTCAATGATGAGGACTCAGAAATGCTTCAGCTAGAGGATGGTGACCTGAAGAAGGATCAGGGACACAACCCAGAGAATGGCCCAAAACACGATCTGTTGAGTGACCTAGAGAGCTCTTCAAATAACAATATGGG GTTGAGACAACTTGAAAATGTCCTGAAAATACATTTGTGCAAAA TTGAAGAAATAAGTGAGGGTCAGCTCCCTGGGACTGTGCATAATTCATGGCATACAAAGAAGCAGACATCACTTCCTTCTGAGAAATCCCAgactgaaataaaacaaagaagtttGCTACCATCAGAGGTTGAGGACTACTCCCTGAATACCTGCCAGGAGCTTCCCTTTGTTGAACCTCATGTACAATAGATGCTGGAAGCCCATATTAAAAGTTTTCGTTGGAGGATGCTATGGGGTCTTCCCTACAAGGTCGTTCAATCCATAGATATCTTTAAATCAAGAAAGGCCATGTCCCCTTGTAGCCCTTCCTGCTCAACCAAACTGATTCCTGTGGCAAATTCTAAACTTGGAGGCTTCAACACCCTTAGAGGAAGCTGGAAATCTCTCCATGGAGACAAAGCAGGAATCGCAATTTCAGCCCCCATTCTGGATCATCCTCGCCATGCCACCTCAACTGTGGGCAAGGAAGAGCTGGGAATTCCAAGGCAATCAACCTCTAATATCAACCATCAGCTTGTAGAGGATGTTCCAAAAACTAAGGATGGAAGACAGACTCTTAAGCCTGTCAAACATGTCACCATAGCCAACAGATGGCTCCCAAAGCCACCTGCAAG CATCTTGACAACCAACAAGCCAGTTAGCTCCCAAATTATAAAGGGAAATGAgcatcaaatcaaaaccaccatccCACCAAACATACCAATTCCGCAAGATCCTAAATCATGGAATCTCAAAGAACAACTCTTTCATGAGTTAAATCTTACGCTGGAGAACAGGGAGCATAGCCAGGCCCAAGCCCAATGCACTGGCCTGTCCCCCACCTCAGACTGTTTGACATATAAGGCCTCACTGACTCATGCCCAGGGTGTCTCCCGTGGGGACACGAGAGCTTCCCAGGTGCTGCATGTCCATCCAGAGGACACAGGAATTACTATGGAACAACAGCAGGAGCCCTG GCAGGAAAACTCTCAGGAGAAGCCCAGTCCCCTATCATCTGTGGAAAGCAGAGGCCTGCTTAAAGGTAGAGCTGCCTTTACTGGGATGCCCGAAGCTCAGAAAATTATGACAGCCTTTGGGAAGTTCCAAGAGGAGAAAATGGGGCATCGGTGTGCAATAGGCAGCATCTTCCCTCAGCAGCCCATTCCCTCCCCAACCAAGTTTGGGAAAACTCAGCAGAAAGCACAAGTGCAGGCCCAGGCACAGCCTGTCCCAGGGTGCCCTTTCAACTACAGGGTTCCTGCCCATAAGGAGACAAATACCAGGTCCTGCCAGCAAGAAGCTGTCTTTGCTGGCCAAGGCCTTAATGGAAGTGACAGACAACTCAGAAACAAGGACTGACAGCCCCAGAACATTGTGGCATTTAAGGACCAGCTACCACATCAGAAGTATCCCCTCCCCATGCCCCTCAGGGAGCCTGTACCCCACCCAAAGGCCACCTGCAGGCATCAGGTTGCCCAGTGTCGTCCTGCCACTCTCACAACTACTGAAGGCACTGTGTGCAGAGATGTGTCTCTCCTACTTAGAGAGAAAACCCTTCTCCAGAATTTATag